A portion of the Calothrix sp. 336/3 genome contains these proteins:
- a CDS encoding DUF1822 family protein: MPHPDSPTDLRLLLPETVWLEAEHFTLAKQTSSLNTTTEEKSWQVYLNTLGLLALEVWLNDRLGLNNGNNSSSQPVIERDINTAIAIAGSLKLGDYKFCAIASEHFLDEIVRIPQQLIEKPELTPHFYVLLEVLEEAEEAVIRGFLPHNQLVEIQNNQRSPLDDGCYQIPLSSFDIEPNHLLAYYRYVQPSEFTVPIVNNQVESVNSISENVTNFLSDSTTKLSQWLQGVIDEGWQTIDSLINPELSFAFRTRNREMDTKRAKILNLGLDLGSKKFALLLNISSDVSPDTPADAPPETVNKIRVLAQLYPLEGERFLPPNIQLTLLSKAGKTLQEVTARVHDNYIQLKPFKGEPGKNFTLQVSLGDVSVKENFEL; this comes from the coding sequence ATGCCACACCCTGACTCTCCCACAGATTTAAGACTTTTATTACCAGAAACCGTCTGGTTAGAAGCCGAACACTTTACACTTGCCAAACAAACGAGTTCCTTAAATACGACTACTGAGGAAAAATCCTGGCAAGTTTACTTGAATACCTTAGGATTACTTGCCCTGGAGGTATGGTTAAATGATAGACTTGGCTTGAATAATGGGAATAATTCGTCCTCCCAACCAGTGATTGAGCGCGATATCAACACCGCGATCGCCATTGCTGGTAGTCTGAAATTAGGTGATTATAAATTTTGCGCGATCGCCAGTGAACATTTCCTGGATGAAATTGTCAGAATACCCCAACAGTTAATCGAAAAACCAGAGTTAACACCGCACTTTTATGTACTGCTTGAGGTGTTAGAAGAAGCGGAAGAAGCTGTGATTCGAGGGTTTTTGCCTCACAATCAACTAGTTGAGATACAAAATAATCAGCGATCGCCACTAGATGATGGTTGCTATCAAATCCCATTATCATCCTTTGATATTGAACCAAATCATCTCTTAGCTTATTACCGTTATGTGCAGCCATCTGAGTTTACTGTACCTATCGTTAATAATCAAGTTGAATCGGTTAATTCCATCAGCGAAAATGTCACCAATTTCCTGAGCGATAGTACAACTAAATTAAGTCAATGGTTACAAGGGGTAATTGATGAAGGTTGGCAAACAATCGATTCTTTGATAAATCCAGAATTAAGTTTCGCTTTCCGTACTAGAAACCGAGAGATGGATACAAAAAGAGCCAAAATTCTGAATTTAGGCTTAGATTTAGGAAGTAAAAAGTTTGCCCTATTATTGAATATTTCTTCTGATGTTTCTCCGGATACCCCAGCAGATGCGCCTCCAGAAACAGTGAATAAAATTAGGGTATTGGCTCAATTATATCCTCTGGAGGGAGAAAGATTTTTACCGCCGAATATTCAATTAACTTTACTCTCAAAAGCTGGTAAAACTCTCCAAGAAGTTACAGCCAGAGTTCACGATAATTATATTCAACTCAAACCCTTTAAAGGTGAGCCAGGAAAAAATTTTACTCTTCAGGTGAGTTTAGGAGATGTGAGTGTGAAGGAAAATTTTGAACTGTAA
- a CDS encoding CHAT domain-containing protein — protein MKKILILSANPKNTNQLRLDEEVREIKAALKLSKNREQFEVITESALRVNDLRRSLLDNLPHIVHFCGHGAENDGLVLENKLGQMQLVSSESLAGLFELFEEHVECVVLNACYSEVQAEAIYQHIDCVIGMNRAIGDVAAIEFATGFYDALAAGRSYRDAFNFGCGAIDLQGISESKTPQIKARKNLSAFNQEIPKPSKISEEQPKQSQQSNSGISQSVSGGTMYGGMIASQGENNQQSMTNAQNINTSEKQENIAVTANEIHKLLQHLEENNLSQTNYQKMMIVAKAVEEIENQPTFKARVVGAIKAGGVEAFKELINHPLVNILMAAIDGWQI, from the coding sequence ATGAAAAAAATACTTATATTATCAGCAAATCCCAAGAATACGAACCAGTTACGCTTGGATGAGGAAGTTCGGGAAATTAAAGCAGCACTCAAACTTAGCAAAAATCGTGAACAGTTTGAAGTTATTACTGAGTCAGCGTTACGGGTAAATGATTTACGGCGATCGCTACTGGATAATCTACCCCATATCGTTCACTTTTGCGGACATGGTGCGGAAAATGATGGTTTGGTGTTGGAGAATAAGTTGGGACAAATGCAGCTTGTGAGTAGTGAATCTTTAGCTGGTTTATTTGAATTATTTGAGGAACACGTGGAATGTGTTGTGCTAAATGCTTGTTACAGCGAAGTGCAAGCTGAGGCGATTTATCAACATATTGACTGCGTAATTGGCATGAATCGTGCCATTGGAGATGTGGCTGCAATCGAGTTTGCAACGGGTTTCTATGATGCCCTAGCGGCAGGGAGAAGTTATCGAGATGCATTTAATTTTGGTTGCGGAGCGATTGATTTACAAGGGATTTCTGAGTCAAAAACACCACAAATTAAAGCGAGAAAAAATCTGTCTGCTTTCAATCAAGAAATACCAAAACCATCAAAAATATCCGAAGAGCAACCGAAACAATCTCAACAATCTAACAGTGGTATTTCCCAAAGTGTTTCCGGTGGCACAATGTACGGCGGGATGATCGCATCCCAGGGAGAAAATAACCAACAAAGTATGACTAATGCCCAAAATATCAATACATCGGAGAAACAAGAAAATATTGCCGTAACGGCGAATGAAATTCACAAACTTTTACAACACTTAGAGGAGAATAATCTGAGTCAAACTAATTACCAAAAGATGATGATTGTTGCGAAAGCTGTAGAGGAAATTGAGAATCAGCCAACTTTCAAAGCCCGTGTTGTCGGCGCAATCAAAGCGGGTGGGGTGGAAGCTTTCAAAGAACTAATTAATCATCCGTTGGTAAATATTTTGATGGCTGCTATTGATGGCTGGCAAATTTAA
- a CDS encoding CHAT domain-containing protein, translating to MHKAIIINLGSGDLNSGFPHVTVQLWVSGYSRPQQFVGSLPAAPILVGLYHNWQSIYTHLCSRLVGVKELRKQPFVPCVDEEDWDDELEIISEGVTNVSQISFEEVCQFLADNLNAWLSTTSFAVIDAQLRSQLDRESEIQVTLETNDEILQHLPWHCWQFLQDYPQAELALSQPEYIRQSQKPRDNNKIRILAILGSTDGIDLAAEQCFLEELKDAEIKFLTNPTQTELSTQLLDSQGWEILFFAGHSHTEGETGRIYLNDNSSDNSLTIAELQENLKIAIANGLKLAIFNSCDGLGLANTLGKLYIPTIIVMREQVPNRVAQEFFQNFLRGFALAHLSLYVSVRQAREELQAIENQFPGASWLPVICQNPAIEPPTWLNITESVRLILSAEKIYALQKILLNFIGPIAPSLLQNLLTQVSNSDDLLEQLLPYLSTSQQVDFQQQVDLLFHQINPKESILFVEEAGDIVDEEFIRKCQQVLTEVIGPIASILMQQVLNSSDSHSGYVNSDRHKLVEALAAKIPDSQLRSKFYQEICQIN from the coding sequence ATGCATAAAGCAATTATTATCAATCTTGGTAGCGGTGATTTAAACAGTGGTTTTCCCCATGTGACAGTTCAACTGTGGGTGAGTGGGTATTCCCGACCACAGCAATTTGTCGGTAGCTTACCTGCTGCACCAATTTTGGTAGGACTATATCATAATTGGCAATCTATTTATACACATCTTTGTAGTCGTTTGGTGGGTGTTAAAGAACTTCGGAAACAACCATTCGTTCCATGTGTTGACGAGGAAGATTGGGATGATGAACTCGAAATCATTAGTGAAGGGGTTACGAATGTTTCCCAAATTAGTTTTGAGGAAGTTTGCCAATTTTTAGCAGATAATTTGAATGCATGGCTGAGTACCACAAGTTTTGCTGTTATCGATGCTCAATTACGTTCACAACTGGATAGAGAATCGGAAATTCAGGTAACGCTGGAAACTAATGATGAGATATTACAGCATTTACCTTGGCATTGTTGGCAATTTTTACAGGATTATCCCCAAGCAGAATTAGCACTTTCCCAACCTGAGTATATCCGTCAATCACAAAAACCACGAGATAATAATAAAATTAGAATTTTGGCGATTTTAGGTAGTACGGATGGTATTGATTTAGCCGCAGAGCAATGCTTTCTGGAAGAGTTAAAGGATGCAGAAATTAAGTTTTTAACGAATCCAACCCAAACTGAATTAAGCACTCAATTGCTGGATTCCCAGGGGTGGGAAATTCTCTTTTTTGCTGGTCATAGTCATACTGAGGGTGAAACTGGGAGAATATATTTGAATGATAATAGTAGTGATAACAGTTTAACAATTGCAGAGTTACAAGAAAATTTAAAAATAGCGATCGCCAATGGTTTGAAATTAGCGATTTTTAATTCCTGCGATGGGTTGGGGTTAGCCAATACTTTGGGAAAATTGTATATTCCCACGATTATTGTCATGCGCGAACAAGTTCCTAATCGAGTGGCTCAAGAATTTTTTCAAAATTTCCTACGAGGATTTGCCCTTGCCCATCTATCATTATATGTATCAGTCAGGCAAGCCAGGGAAGAGTTACAAGCTATCGAAAATCAATTTCCTGGTGCTTCGTGGTTACCTGTAATCTGTCAAAATCCAGCAATTGAACCGCCAACATGGTTAAATATCACAGAATCCGTAAGGTTAATTCTTTCTGCGGAAAAGATATATGCTTTGCAAAAGATTTTACTCAATTTCATTGGACCAATTGCCCCTAGCTTATTGCAAAATTTATTAACCCAAGTCAGTAATTCTGATGATTTACTAGAGCAATTATTACCCTATTTATCTACAAGCCAACAAGTTGATTTTCAACAGCAGGTAGACTTACTTTTCCACCAAATAAACCCCAAGGAATCAATATTATTTGTTGAAGAAGCTGGTGACATTGTAGATGAGGAATTTATCCGGAAATGTCAACAAGTTTTAACGGAGGTAATAGGACCTATTGCCAGTATTTTAATGCAACAAGTGTTAAATTCCAGTGATAGTCATTCAGGTTATGTAAATAGCGATCGCCACAAATTAGTTGAAGCATTGGCAGCAAAAATCCCTGATTCCCAACTGCGAAGTAAATTTTACCAGGAAATTTGCCAAATAAATTAG
- a CDS encoding VOC family protein, producing the protein MQILQPLHTAILVTDLQRAEQFYGEVLGLTKSDHPMKFPGAWYQVGAYQIHLIVAEKLSVGAKHEKWGRNPHIAFSVSDLDAAKQQLLNYNCLIQSSASGRPAIFTQDPDGNVIELNQG; encoded by the coding sequence ATGCAGATTTTGCAACCTTTACATACAGCAATCCTTGTGACTGATTTGCAACGTGCCGAACAGTTTTACGGTGAAGTCTTGGGATTAACAAAGAGCGATCACCCGATGAAATTTCCTGGTGCATGGTATCAAGTCGGTGCATACCAAATTCATCTAATTGTCGCGGAAAAACTCTCTGTTGGCGCAAAACATGAAAAATGGGGACGCAATCCCCACATTGCTTTTTCAGTTTCCGACTTAGATGCCGCTAAACAGCAGCTCCTAAATTATAACTGTTTGATCCAATCTAGTGCCTCTGGTCGTCCAGCAATCTTTACTCAAGATCCCGATGGCAATGTGATTGAGTTAAACCAAGGTTAA
- a CDS encoding PQQ-binding-like beta-propeller repeat protein, whose protein sequence is MTHTGIEQQLENAEVHGGILATQGNKNVQVHGEGNVLTFNQTEILQISAETITSRTLTTTSPYKGLKRFESSDKELFFGRDNFITALVRELEQTNLILLLGASGSGKSSVVRAGLIPWLERKYGAKFINLIFTPDADPFDSFYASLLSKYSQAEAKIAREQKAETLINVVNNLKKDGEYWLIFIDQFEELFTISNEDRRREFINGLMRLSQAKLPNVKIMGTMRADFLERLSDFPQIVEATQKYRPMIVEMQPNELRLAIEQPAAHHGVIFEPGFVNRILADIQGQAGCLPLLQYTLNLIWEDEIKTGSINDRTLNISTYDDLGGVKGALQQHVNCFYKKLSPSERLATQRIFLKLVGIGESAESGIEWKPVRRRAMLSEFGDDERDMLLKLVNENLLVSNADLSANETSKKGFFGSSKSGKSHSTVEITHEILLTCWDKLDNWIQTNRQGIAIRNRLYEDVQRWQTKKLEDELWTGSKLEQILELKKDDNFHQVLGGFNHEANQFIDASVELRDRQLKRARRFALVGFTLAGLATVFGGFAFVQQQEAQKQNIIGMTQIAESRLLTSNELDAMTEAIKAKKKLNNLWLKDAKTRTQVELALLNTVHSLAAPHTLGGHAEQVNGVSFSPDGKTLASASNDNTVKLWDTDTGKLLKSLTGHTEWVNGVSFSPDGKTLASASGDNTVKLWDTATGKVIKTLTGHIDSVNGVSFSPDGKTLASASGDNTVKIWDTATGKVIKTLTGHTDFVHRVSFSPDRKTLASTSNDNTVKLWDTATGKVLNTLTGHKNWVNGVSFSPDGKTLASASADDTVKIWDTATGKVLNTLTGHEGDVSEVSFSPNGKMLASASYDDTVKLWDTATGKVLKTLTGHTDSVFGVSFSPDGKILASASGDKTIKLWDSNTSKVMKTLGGHTNLVKGVSFSPDGKMLASASGDNTVKLWNTDTGKLIQTLSGHTNWVNEVSFSPDGKVLASASGDKTIKLWDTTTGKVLNTLTGHTSYINGVSFSRDGKVLASASDDRTVKLWDTDTGKLLNTLTGDTGLVRGVSFSRDGKMLASASADKTVKLWDTATGKVLKTLTGHQMVVYGVSFSPDGKTLASASRDGMVKLWNTATGKEIKTLTGHTNTVNGVSFSPDGKMLASASADNTIKLWDTDTGREIKTLTGHTDSVFGVSFSPDGKMLASASSDNTVKLWRWDVDYLLREGCDFMREYYKTNPPKDESENKMCDGVGSGA, encoded by the coding sequence ATGACTCATACTGGTATTGAACAACAGTTAGAAAATGCCGAAGTCCATGGAGGAATCCTGGCAACTCAGGGTAACAAAAATGTCCAGGTACATGGTGAAGGCAATGTCCTGACTTTTAATCAAACCGAGATTTTACAAATTTCTGCGGAGACGATAACCAGTCGAACATTAACTACAACATCTCCCTACAAGGGATTAAAACGATTTGAATCAAGTGATAAAGAATTGTTTTTTGGGCGCGATAATTTCATTACAGCTTTAGTTCGTGAGTTAGAGCAAACCAACTTAATTTTACTTTTAGGTGCAAGTGGTAGCGGTAAATCTTCGGTGGTGCGTGCAGGTTTGATTCCCTGGTTAGAAAGGAAATATGGGGCGAAATTTATTAATTTGATATTTACCCCCGATGCTGACCCCTTTGACTCTTTTTATGCAAGTTTACTCAGTAAATATTCCCAAGCCGAGGCGAAGATTGCCCGCGAACAGAAGGCAGAAACTTTAATTAATGTCGTAAATAATCTCAAAAAAGATGGTGAGTATTGGTTGATTTTTATTGACCAATTTGAGGAACTATTTACTATCAGTAATGAGGATAGACGACGGGAATTTATCAATGGTTTAATGCGGTTGAGTCAAGCCAAATTGCCGAATGTGAAAATTATGGGGACGATGCGGGCTGATTTTTTGGAAAGATTGAGCGATTTTCCCCAAATTGTGGAAGCGACACAAAAGTATCGTCCGATGATTGTCGAAATGCAGCCAAACGAGTTGCGTTTAGCAATTGAACAGCCGGCGGCACATCATGGGGTAATTTTTGAACCAGGATTTGTGAATAGAATTCTTGCCGATATTCAGGGGCAAGCGGGTTGTTTGCCTTTGTTACAGTACACTTTAAACTTAATCTGGGAAGATGAGATAAAAACTGGTAGTATTAATGACCGCACTTTGAATATTAGTACATACGACGATTTAGGCGGTGTCAAGGGTGCGCTACAACAACACGTAAATTGTTTCTATAAAAAATTGTCACCATCGGAAAGGCTGGCTACCCAAAGAATTTTTCTCAAGTTAGTGGGAATTGGGGAAAGTGCAGAATCGGGGATTGAGTGGAAACCCGTTCGTCGCAGAGCGATGTTATCAGAGTTTGGTGATGATGAGCGGGATATGTTGTTAAAGTTGGTGAATGAGAATTTGTTGGTAAGTAATGCTGACTTATCAGCAAATGAAACATCTAAAAAGGGTTTCTTTGGCTCTTCCAAATCGGGAAAATCTCACTCGACAGTCGAAATTACCCACGAAATTTTGCTAACTTGTTGGGATAAATTAGATAATTGGATTCAAACAAATCGCCAGGGTATTGCTATCCGTAACCGTCTCTACGAAGATGTGCAACGCTGGCAAACCAAGAAATTAGAAGATGAATTGTGGACTGGTTCCAAATTAGAGCAGATTTTGGAACTGAAGAAAGATGATAATTTTCATCAAGTTTTGGGTGGATTTAATCACGAAGCAAATCAGTTTATTGATGCAAGTGTGGAATTACGCGATCGCCAGTTAAAAAGAGCGAGAAGGTTTGCTCTTGTTGGCTTTACCCTCGCAGGATTGGCAACTGTGTTTGGTGGGTTTGCCTTTGTACAACAGCAAGAAGCCCAAAAGCAAAACATCATTGGGATGACTCAAATCGCGGAGTCTCGTCTTCTGACTAGCAACGAATTAGATGCTATGACAGAAGCCATCAAAGCCAAGAAAAAATTAAATAATCTGTGGCTAAAAGATGCCAAGACTCGCACCCAGGTAGAACTAGCATTATTAAATACAGTTCACAGCCTTGCCGCACCCCATACCTTGGGAGGACACGCAGAGCAGGTGAATGGGGTGAGCTTTAGCCCCGATGGCAAGACGCTGGCTTCTGCAAGCAATGACAACACGGTAAAACTATGGGATACCGATACGGGCAAACTCCTTAAAAGCCTGACTGGACACACAGAGTGGGTGAATGGGGTGAGTTTTAGCCCCGATGGCAAGACACTGGCTTCTGCAAGTGGAGACAACACAGTAAAACTCTGGGATACTGCCACGGGCAAAGTCATTAAAACCCTGACTGGGCATATAGACTCAGTTAACGGAGTCAGCTTTAGCCCCGATGGTAAAACACTGGCTTCTGCAAGTGGAGACAACACAGTAAAAATCTGGGATACCGCCACAGGCAAAGTCATTAAAACTCTAACTGGGCATACAGACTTTGTTCATCGGGTGAGTTTTAGCCCCGATAGAAAGACACTGGCTTCTACAAGTAATGACAACACGGTAAAACTATGGGATACTGCCACGGGTAAAGTCCTTAACACCCTGACTGGGCATAAAAATTGGGTTAATGGGGTAAGCTTTAGCCCCGATGGCAAGACACTGGCTTCTGCAAGTGCTGACGACACAGTAAAAATCTGGGATACTGCCACGGGTAAAGTCCTTAACACCCTGACTGGGCATGAAGGCGATGTTTCTGAGGTGAGCTTTAGCCCCAACGGCAAGATGCTGGCATCTGCAAGTTATGACGACACGGTAAAACTCTGGGATACCGCCACGGGCAAAGTCCTTAAAACCCTAACTGGGCATACAGACTCGGTTTTTGGGGTGAGCTTTAGCCCTGATGGCAAGATACTGGCTTCTGCAAGTGGTGACAAGACGATAAAACTCTGGGATAGTAACACTAGCAAAGTAATGAAAACTCTAGGTGGGCATACAAACTTGGTTAAAGGGGTAAGCTTTAGCCCCGATGGCAAAATGCTAGCTTCTGCAAGTGGTGACAACACGGTAAAACTCTGGAATACTGACACGGGCAAACTAATTCAAACTCTAAGTGGACATACAAACTGGGTTAATGAGGTAAGCTTTAGCCCCGATGGCAAGGTGCTGGCTTCTGCAAGTGGTGACAAGACGATAAAACTCTGGGATACCACCACGGGCAAAGTCCTTAACACCCTGACTGGGCATACAAGCTATATCAATGGGGTAAGTTTTAGCCGCGATGGCAAGGTGCTGGCTTCTGCAAGTGATGACAGGACGGTAAAACTCTGGGATACTGATACGGGCAAACTCCTTAATACCCTAACTGGAGATACAGGCTTGGTTCGTGGAGTAAGCTTTAGCCGCGATGGCAAGATGCTGGCTTCTGCAAGTGCTGACAAGACAGTAAAACTCTGGGATACCGCCACGGGCAAAGTCCTTAAAACCCTGACTGGGCATCAAATGGTGGTGTATGGAGTCAGCTTTAGCCCCGATGGCAAGACACTAGCTTCTGCAAGTCGTGACGGGATGGTAAAACTCTGGAATACCGCTACGGGCAAAGAAATTAAAACCCTGACTGGACATACAAACACTGTTAATGGGGTGAGCTTTAGCCCTGATGGTAAGATGCTAGCTTCTGCAAGTGCTGACAACACGATAAAACTTTGGGATACCGATACGGGTAGAGAAATTAAAACCCTAACTGGGCATACAGACTCGGTTTTTGGGGTGAGCTTTAGCCCCGATGGCAAGATGTTGGCTTCTGCAAGCAGTGACAACACCGTAAAACTGTGGAGATGGGATGTTGATTATTTACTCAGGGAAGGGTGCGATTTTATGCGCGAGTATTATAAAACCAATCCTCCTAAAGATGAGAGCGAGAATAAAATGTGCGATGGTGTTGGCAGTGGTGCGTAA
- a CDS encoding DUF3365 domain-containing protein → MAKFNAKFKNLHINTKFNLLLIVTFILGMILSGVTLSSILYQRAQYEISIQAELLMETMNSLRFYTQDHVNPLLAPKLTQVSKFIPEAIPTYSVREVSQYLSKNSAYKYFKYKDAALNPTNPLDQADSFETQLVNQFKSQTQKAEITGFRTDKKTPRFYTARPFIVKEKRCLQCHSRPEIAPKSLIATYGKRGFGWKLNDIVAAQMVYVPSEEVFRKARQAFINIMVIVTSIFIAVTLLINFLLKKVVILRIRNIATTANAISKGDMSSNFQDDSKDEIGLLAIAFERMRASLLIAMDLINQTQPKP, encoded by the coding sequence ATGGCTAAATTCAATGCTAAATTTAAAAATTTACACATTAACACCAAATTTAATTTACTTTTAATTGTGACTTTTATTCTGGGGATGATTCTGAGTGGAGTCACCTTATCAAGCATACTTTATCAACGAGCGCAATACGAAATTTCCATTCAAGCAGAATTACTGATGGAAACGATGAACTCTTTGAGATTTTATACTCAAGACCACGTTAATCCTTTATTAGCACCCAAATTAACTCAGGTTTCAAAATTTATTCCCGAAGCCATTCCCACCTATTCTGTGCGTGAAGTGTCTCAGTATTTAAGTAAAAATTCCGCATATAAATACTTCAAATACAAAGATGCAGCTCTCAATCCTACCAATCCCCTAGATCAAGCGGATAGCTTTGAAACTCAATTAGTCAACCAGTTTAAATCCCAAACTCAAAAAGCAGAAATTACTGGTTTTCGTACTGATAAGAAAACACCCAGATTTTATACTGCTCGCCCATTTATTGTCAAAGAAAAGAGATGTTTACAGTGTCATTCTCGTCCCGAAATTGCTCCTAAAAGTTTAATCGCTACCTATGGTAAACGTGGTTTTGGTTGGAAATTAAATGATATTGTTGCTGCTCAAATGGTTTATGTTCCCTCGGAGGAAGTGTTTCGCAAAGCCAGACAAGCTTTTATCAATATTATGGTGATCGTGACTTCTATCTTTATTGCAGTCACCTTACTGATTAATTTTCTCCTGAAAAAAGTTGTGATTCTGCGAATTAGGAATATTGCTACCACAGCCAATGCCATTAGTAAAGGTGATATGAGTAGTAATTTTCAAGACGACTCCAAAGATGAAATTGGTTTACTGGCGATCGCCTTTGAGCGGATGCGAGCTAGTTTACTGATTGCCATGGATTTAATTAATCAAACTCAACCAAAACCCTAA